A window of Ictidomys tridecemlineatus isolate mIctTri1 chromosome 1, mIctTri1.hap1, whole genome shotgun sequence contains these coding sequences:
- the Sparc gene encoding SPARC isoform X2: MRAWIFFLLCLAGRALAAPQQEALPDEAEVVEETVAEMTEVTVGSNPVQVEVGEFEDGAEETAEEVVAENPCQNHHCKHGKVCELDENNSPMCVCQDPTSCPAPIGEFEKVCSNDNKTFDSSCHFFATKCTLEGTKKGHKLHLDYIGPCKYIPPCLDSELTEFPLRMRDWLKNVLVTLYERDEDNNLLTEKQKLRVKKIHENEKRLEAGDHPVELLARDFEKNYNMYIFPVHWQFGQLDQHPFDGYLSHTELAPLRAPLIPMEHCTTRFFETCDLDNDKYIALDEWAGCFGIKEKDIDKDLVI; the protein is encoded by the exons ATGAGGGCCTGGATCTTCTTTCTCCTTTGCCTGGCCGGGAGGGCCCTGGCAGCTCCT cagcaggaagCCCTGCCTGATGAGGCAGAGGTGGTGGAGGAAACGGTGGCCGAGATGACCGAG GTAACCGTGGGATCCAACCCTGTCCAGGTAGAAGTAGGAGAATTTGAGGATGGTGCCGAGGAAACCGCAGAGGAGGTGGTGGCTGAAA ACCCCTGTCAGAACCACCACTGCAAACACGGCAAGGTGTGCGAGCTGGATGAGAACAACAGCCCCATGTGCGTGTGCCAGGACCCCACCAGCTGCCCTGCGCCCATCGGCGAGTTTGAGAAG GTGTGCAGCAATGACAACAAGACCTTCGACTCCTCCTGCCACTTCTTTGCCACAAAGTGCACCCTGGAGGGCACCAAGAAGGGCCACAAGCTCCACCTGGACTACATCGGGCCTTGCAAAT ACATCCCCCCCTGCCTGGACTCTGAGCTGACCGAATTCCCTCTGCGCATGCGTGACTGGCTCAAGAATGTTCTGGTCACCCTGTACGAGAGGGACGAAGATAACAACCTTCTGACTGAGAAGCAGAAGCTGAGA GTGAAGAAGATCCATGAGAACGAGAAGCGCCTGGAAGCTGGCGACCACCCTGTGGAGCTGCTGGCCCGGGACTTTGAGAAGAACTACAACATGTACATCTTCCCCGTGCACTGGCAGTTTGGCCAGCTGGACCAGCACCCCTTTGATGG GTACCTGTCCCACACGGAGCTTGCCCCTCTGCGTGCGCCCCTCATCCCCATGGAGCACTGCACCACCCGCTTTTTCGAGACCTGTGACCTGGACAATGACAAGTACATTGCCCTGGATGAGTGGGCCGGCTGCTTCGGCATCAAGGAGA AGGATATCGACAAGGATCTTGTCATCTAA
- the Sparc gene encoding SPARC isoform X1 gives MRAWIFFLLCLAGRALAAPQQQEALPDEAEVVEETVAEMTEVTVGSNPVQVEVGEFEDGAEETAEEVVAENPCQNHHCKHGKVCELDENNSPMCVCQDPTSCPAPIGEFEKVCSNDNKTFDSSCHFFATKCTLEGTKKGHKLHLDYIGPCKYIPPCLDSELTEFPLRMRDWLKNVLVTLYERDEDNNLLTEKQKLRVKKIHENEKRLEAGDHPVELLARDFEKNYNMYIFPVHWQFGQLDQHPFDGYLSHTELAPLRAPLIPMEHCTTRFFETCDLDNDKYIALDEWAGCFGIKEKDIDKDLVI, from the exons ATGAGGGCCTGGATCTTCTTTCTCCTTTGCCTGGCCGGGAGGGCCCTGGCAGCTCCT cagcagcaggaagCCCTGCCTGATGAGGCAGAGGTGGTGGAGGAAACGGTGGCCGAGATGACCGAG GTAACCGTGGGATCCAACCCTGTCCAGGTAGAAGTAGGAGAATTTGAGGATGGTGCCGAGGAAACCGCAGAGGAGGTGGTGGCTGAAA ACCCCTGTCAGAACCACCACTGCAAACACGGCAAGGTGTGCGAGCTGGATGAGAACAACAGCCCCATGTGCGTGTGCCAGGACCCCACCAGCTGCCCTGCGCCCATCGGCGAGTTTGAGAAG GTGTGCAGCAATGACAACAAGACCTTCGACTCCTCCTGCCACTTCTTTGCCACAAAGTGCACCCTGGAGGGCACCAAGAAGGGCCACAAGCTCCACCTGGACTACATCGGGCCTTGCAAAT ACATCCCCCCCTGCCTGGACTCTGAGCTGACCGAATTCCCTCTGCGCATGCGTGACTGGCTCAAGAATGTTCTGGTCACCCTGTACGAGAGGGACGAAGATAACAACCTTCTGACTGAGAAGCAGAAGCTGAGA GTGAAGAAGATCCATGAGAACGAGAAGCGCCTGGAAGCTGGCGACCACCCTGTGGAGCTGCTGGCCCGGGACTTTGAGAAGAACTACAACATGTACATCTTCCCCGTGCACTGGCAGTTTGGCCAGCTGGACCAGCACCCCTTTGATGG GTACCTGTCCCACACGGAGCTTGCCCCTCTGCGTGCGCCCCTCATCCCCATGGAGCACTGCACCACCCGCTTTTTCGAGACCTGTGACCTGGACAATGACAAGTACATTGCCCTGGATGAGTGGGCCGGCTGCTTCGGCATCAAGGAGA AGGATATCGACAAGGATCTTGTCATCTAA